One part of the Entelurus aequoreus isolate RoL-2023_Sb linkage group LG05, RoL_Eaeq_v1.1, whole genome shotgun sequence genome encodes these proteins:
- the LOC133651187 gene encoding protein-tyrosine sulfotransferase 1-like, whose translation MRVSRSNVLLGCVLLCSASLLYLGLSGLDCPPKSHRSRWAELHRASANQNASLTEHLPEDTPLIFIGGFPRSGTTLMRVMLDAHNAVRCGEETRVIPRLLTMRASWSRSVKERIRLDEAGVTDQVLDSAVRAFLLEVIVGHGEPAPRLCNKDPFALKSLTYLAHIFPKSKFVLMVRDGRASVHSVISRKVTISGFDLNNHRDCLTKWSSAVETMFNQCVAAGEDRCLPVRYEHLVLHPELEMRKLLQFLELQWDSAVLHHEELIGKAGGVSLSKVERSTDQVVKPVNTDALVKWVGHIPDEVVDHMAEIAPMLARLGYNPHANPPDYAKSPPLSNRMPTWKATEPPRPA comes from the exons ATGCGCGTGAGCAGGTCCAACGTCCTGCTGGGCTGCGTCCTCCTTTGCTCCGCCTCCTTGCTCTACCTGGGCCTCAGCGGCCTCGACTGCCCCCCCAAGAGCCACCGCTCGCGCTGGGCGGAGCTCCACCGGGCCTCTGCCAATCAGAACGCCTCGCTGACTGAGCACCTCCCCGAGGACACGCCCCTCATTTTCATCGGCGGCTTCCCCCGCAGCGGCACCACCCTCATGCGGGTCATGCTGGACGCCCACAACGCCGTGCGCTGCGGCGAGGAGACCCGCGTCATCCCGCGCCTCCTCACCATGCGCGCCTCCTGGAGCCGCTCGGTCAAGGAGCGCATCCGGCTGGACGAGGCCGGCGTCACCGACCAGGTTCTGGACTCGGCCGTGCGCGCCTTCCTGTTAGAG GTGATCGTGGGTCACGGAGAACCGGCGCCTCGTCTCTGCAACAAGGACCCGTTCGCCTTGAAGTCGCTGACCTACTTGGCCCACATCTTCCCGAAGAGCAAGTTTGTTTTGATGGTGCGAGACGGACGCGCCTCCGTTCACTCGGTCATCTCGCGTAAG GTCACCATCTCGGGCTTCGACCTCAACAACCACCGAGACTGTCTGACCAAGTGGAGCAGCGCGGTGGAGACCATGTTCAACCAGTGCGTGGCGGCCGGCGAGGACCGATGTCTGCCCGTGCGCTACGAGCACCTGGTCCTCCACCCCGAGCTGGAGATGAGGAAGCTGCTGCAGTTCCTGGAACTCCAGTGGGACTCGGCCGTCCTGCACCACGAGGAACTGATCGGCAAGGCTGGAGGCGTGTCTCTGTCCAA GGTGGAGCGCTCCACGGACCAGGTGGTGAAGCCGGTCAACACGGACGCCCTGGTCAAGTGGGTGGGTCACATCCCAGATGAGGTGGTAGACCACATGGCCGAGATCGCCCCCATGTTGGCCCGCCTGGGCTACAACCCGCATGCCAACCCGCCCGACTATGCCAAGTCGCCGCCGCTGTCCAATCGCATGCCG ACTTGGAAAGCAACAGAACCTCCTCGACCCGCttag
- the htatsf1 gene encoding HIV Tat-specific factor 1, producing MSGEANKEFEEQLRMQQLYSRGSNDGSDPNTYTDPDGTVYDWDHEKKAWFPKITEDFMAAYQANYGFTNQGEPDAGGAPAVAAATQSSPPAREKPGKGGGDPVPDQHGSPANEAKQKAEKRKADPGWFDIDDTKNTNVYVSGLPPDTSAEEFVELMSKCGIVARDPVTEEYKVKLYKDKEGNLKGDGLCCYLKRESVELAVRLVDDSEVRGYRLHVEAARFELKGQYDASKKKKKNKEYRKKMQQQQKQLDWRPEKQGDARKRHEKVVIIRNMFHPSDFEEDPLVLNEYRDDLRSECEKFGEVKKVILFDRHPDGVASVAFKDQEPADACIQSFNGRWFGGRQLTAEAWDGTTDYQVEETNREREERLKGWSSFLEERPAEVATAASSSKEPPQEAETPAQAAAQQPGKEEEVDSTDSSLAGSDDDGA from the exons ATGAGTGGTGAAGCCAACAAAGAGTTTGAGGAGCAGCTGAGGATGCAACAACTCTACAGCAGGGGGAGCAATGATGGTTCTGACCCCAACACCTACACTGACCCAGATGGTACCGTGTATGACTGGGACCACGAAAAGAAGGCCTGGTTCCCTAAA ATCACAGAGGACTTCATGGCCGCCTACCAGGCCAACTATGGCTTCACTAACCAGGGCGAGCCGGACGCCGGTGGCGCTCCAGCCGTCGCCGCGGCAACACAGAGCTCGCCTCCAGCTCGGGAGAAACCAGGAAAAGGAGGAGGAGACCCCGTTCCAGACCAGCATGGGAGTCCGGCCAATGAAGCCAAGCAGAAAGCGGAAAAGCGGAAAGCAGACCCAG GTTGGTTCGACATCGACGACACCAAGAACACGAACGTGTACGTGTCAG GCCTGCCCCCCGACACCAGCGCCGAGGAGTTTGTGGAGCTCATGTCCAAGTGTGGCATCGTGGCCAGGGACCCCGTCACCGAGGAGTACAAGGTCAAACTCTACAAGGACAAAGAGGGCAACCTGAAGGGCGACGGTCTCTGCTGCTACCTCAAG AGGGAGTCTGTGGAGTTGGCCGTGCGTCTGGTCGATGACTCGGAGGTCAGAGGTTACAGGCTCCACGTGGAAGCGGCGCGCTTCGAGCTGAAAGGACAATACGACgccagcaagaagaagaagaagaacaaagagTATCGCAAGAAGATGCAGCAGCAACAAAA ACAGTTGGACTGGAGACCTGAGAAGCAAGGAGACGCCAGAAAGAGACATGAGAAGGTGGTCATCATTAGGAACATGTTTCACCCTAGTGACTTTgag GAAGATCCGCTGGTTCTGAACGAGTACCGTGACGATCTACGGTCGGAATGTGAAAAGTTCGGCGAGGTCAAGAAGGTCATCCTCTTCGAT AGACACCCCGACGGCGTGGCCTCGGTGGCGTTCAAGGACCAGGAGCCGGCGGACGCCTGCATCCAGTCCTTCAACGGACGCTGGTTTGGCGGCCGCCAACTGACGGCGGAGGCTTGGGACGGAACCACGGACTATCAG GTGGAGGAGACGAACCGCGAGCGCGAGGAGCGGCTGAAGGGCTGGTCGTCTTTCCTGGAGGAGCGGCCAGCAGAGGTCGCCACCGCGGCGTCCAGCAGCAAGGAGCCCCCGCAGGAAGCGGAAACGCCGGCACAGGCGGCCGCACAGCAGCCCGGCAAAGAAGAGGAAGTGGACTCCACCGACAGCAGCCTGGCAGGAAGCGACGACGACGGCGCTTAG